A window of the Microplitis mediator isolate UGA2020A chromosome 5, iyMicMedi2.1, whole genome shotgun sequence genome harbors these coding sequences:
- the LOC130668815 gene encoding sugar transporter SWEET1-like, translating to MLMFQYAFILNYPAMIKVNMFGLTTSILYVTVFYLYSPNKTAMMKLIAKTLGLASILLAYAKFENPEYIEFRYGLLTTVLLLMLNGTPLMNLGQVIKTKSTEILPFPLIAMGTVASFLWLLYGIIINNGFIIFQNVVGLFLYIVQLSLFAIFPSKPAEVTSSHSKKK from the exons ATGCTCATGTTTCAATACgcattcatattaaattatcCGGCAATGATCAAGGTCAATATGTTTGGGTTGACGACAAGCATCCTCTACGTAACTGTCTTTTATCTTTATTCTCCAAACAAG acCGCGATGATGAAATTAATAGCCAAGACATTGGGATTAGCATCAATACTCTTAGCCTACGCTAAATTTGAAAACCCAGAGTACATTGAATTTAGATACGGTCTGTTGACGACAGTATTATTGCTGATGCTCAATGGAACTCCGCTTATGAATCTC GGTCAAGTCATAAAGACCAAGAGCACGGAAATTCTTCCATTTCCACTGATCGCCATGGGGACTGTCGCATCTTTCCTATGGTTACTTTATGGCATCATAATTAATAACGGATTTATTAtc TTCCAAAACGTTGTTGGGTTGTTTTTATACATCGTCCAGTTATCTTTGTTTGCTATCTTCCCATCAAAGCCTGCGGAAGTAACTTCTAGCCATTCCAAGAAGAAgtag
- the LOC130669180 gene encoding uncharacterized protein LOC130669180 yields the protein MASGRLHIGGKHVAENVNKNVVIEGYLTKLGSDGKNVEITTFDETKINVALNKPYSGEASGIMQILGNVTSKSTIAAESYHRFAPEEDESAFDPKDHTDFMTVLKATDFQDILAKCNIIDDEGPSDNAMQTEEYY from the exons atggcGAGTGGAAGACTTCATATTGGCGGCAAGCATGTAGCGGAGAATGTAAACAAAAATGTGGTGATTGAAGGCTATCTAACCAag CTCGGCAGTGACGGAAAAAATGTCGAGATAACGACATTcgatgaaacaaaaataaatgtcgCTCTAAATAAGCCGTACTCTGGTGAAGCTTCCGGTATTATGCAGATACTTGGTAATGTTACATCTAAATCAACGATTGCTGCCGAGAGTTACCATCGATTTGCACCTGAAGAAGATGAAAGTGCATTCG ATCCCAAAGACCACACGGATTTCATGACCGTATTGAAAGCTACGGACTTCCAAGACATTTTGGCAAAGTGTAATATCATAGATGATGAAGGCCCAAGTGATAACGCCATGCAGACAGAAGAGTATTACTGA
- the LOC130669176 gene encoding GATOR complex protein MIOS-B, which translates to MNSSKLEVQWSPVHSNKFITWGTEICLYEVAEFKDNDKQSCIKISDSTVAQLLATNSSHHYVKCVDIYPQSEPDILLAVGQANGKIVLTTFGPTAFDSLSLTGKELAPKHARQCNAVAWNPADPNLIVCGLDKYRTDHSILLWDVLKSPSITDRAHHHTVNQPESIRPLSEAGVSETTHSLSWFNNETRCLVAGVNNKQLKIIDFRDSAKTVNTTATKAVYSVAVNPHNVCQLVSHVDNQITIWDTRYFEKPMLTLPQTRQINKVLWCPTRHNLLGSLQKDSAVLYLHDIQHSGVGSGEDAEPGALERMVTPWSTPGTNWTGINSFSWHPTHANRLLTISPQGITDYTVYERVTVNWSTRSHLVWNHATKALKYISSSDNVYKSLDDISILTKRRALANYGLLPDLSQNGEVAENETLKNLWQWLCLSRSLVEDGIIPSIYNYHPGVRTVLRLDGQNGGNGLFMKSELINRPWVDIGSSHTAKIYRSTDRDKALQLCGWRFDKDSNATYNNLFLERLEREGQYARATAISVFNLSLRQAIDILNRGASKMSMATNLHIVAMALSGFSEDRNSMWRELCLKSRSQLSDPYLRATFAFLTADNDSYENVLNENGVAVEDRVAFALMFLSDSKLCEYLKKLTVKLSEEGDLAGFLLTGATSDGIQLLNRYLEITGDVQSCSLIAIRALPVKFRQENQVQVWIDSYRELLDAWKMWNQRAHFDIAMRLPSTDKPPQQVFISCNFCGKSISAFMQNLSRTRGPFSRLVNNSNQLKISSCPNCRKPLPRCDICLMHMGTPSGIRALAGISSRNDDDSKLTEFGSWFTWCQTCRHGGHTDHITHWFRQHTECPVTSCSCRCFSLDASFNVFVNAT; encoded by the exons atgaacagCTCAAAGCTGGAAGTCCAGTGGTCGCCagttcattcaaataaatttattacctgGGGAACGGAAATATGTCTCTATGAAGTTGCTGAGTTCAAAGACAATGATAAACAATCAT GCATCAAAATATCGGACTCGACAGTAGCCCAGCTACTGGCAACAAATTCAAGTCATCATTATGTTAAGTGTGTTGATATTTATCCGCAATCAGAACCGGATATTTTGCTGGCAGTGGGTCAAGCTAATGGGAAAATAGTGTTGACAACTTTTGGGCCAACGGCTTTCGACTCCCTCAGTTTAACGGGAAAGGAATTgg CACCGAAACATGCGAGACAATGTAACGCAGTGGCATGGAATCCGGCCGACCCGAATCTGATAGTCTGTGGTCTTGATAAATATCGTACAGATCATTCGATTCTGCTGTGGGACGTTTTGAAATCCCCTTCGATAACTGATCGTGCCCATCACCACACTGTCAATCAACCGGAGTCAATAAGACCGCTGTCAGAGGCTGGAGTGTCTGAAACAACACATTCACTTTCTTGGTTCAACAATGAGACGCGGTGCCTGGTTGCCGGCGTAAATAATAAGCAATTAAAGATAATTGACTTTCGCGACTCTGCTAAAACTGTAAATACCACAGCTACAAAGGCCGTGTACAGTGTGGCAGTAAACCCACACAATGTTTGTCAGCTGGTTTCTCATGTCGACAATCAAATAACCATCTGGGACACGCGATACTTCGAGAAGCCGATGCTGACGTTGCCGCAGACTCGGCAGATAAACAAAGTCCTGTGGTGTCCAACGCGGCACAATCTCTTGGGATCTTTGCAGAAAGATTCAGCAGTATTATATTTGCATGATATACAGCACAGCGGGGTCGGAAGTGGCGAAGATGCTGAGCCGGGAGCTCTAGAACGGATGGTAACTCCTTGGTCAACACCTGGTACCAATTGGACGGGTATCAACAGTTTTTCCTGGCATCCTACTCATGCCAATAGACTACTGACGATATCCCCCCAAGGAATTACCGACTACACTGTCTACGAAAGAGTCACCGTGAACTGGTCCACAAGATCTCATTTGGTGTGGAATCATGCTACCAAAGCTCTCAAATATATATCAAGCAGTGATAATGTATATAAATCTCTAGATGACATTTCTATTCTTACAAAGCGACGTGCTCTTGCTAATTACGGATTACTTCCTGATTTATCGCAAAATGGTGAAGTAGCAGAAAACGaaacgctaaaaaatttatggcaGTGGTTATGTTTAAGTAGGTCGTTAGTTGAAGACGGAATCATCCCGTCAATTTACAATTATCATCCTGGAGTAAGAACAGTCTTGAGGCTGGACGGTCAGAATGGCGGCAACGGATTATTTATGAAGTCTGAGTTGATAAATCGACCGTGGGTTGATATTGGATCGAGTCATACTGCTAAAATTTATCGATCGACTGATCGCGACAAAGCCCTCCAGCTTTGCGGCTGGAGATTCGACAAGGACTCAAATGCTAcgtacaataatttatttctcgaGCGGCTCGAACGAGAAGGACAGTACGCACGAGCAACAGCAATAtctgtatttaatttatctttaagaCAAGCCATTGATATTTTGAATCGCGGTGCCAGCAAAATGTCAATGGCTACAAATTTACACATCGTAGCAATGGCACTGTCAGGATTTTCAGAAGATAGAAATAGCATGTGGCGGGAATTGTGTTTAAAATCACGATCTCAATTGTCAGATCCTTATCTTAGGGCAACCTTTGCATTTCTAACAGCTGACAATGACTCATATGAAAATGTACTTAATGAAAATGGTGTTGCTGTGGAAGACAGAGTTGCATTTGCTTTGATGTTTTTGTCAGACAGTAAATTATGTGAGTACTTGAAAAAGTTAACAGTTAAATTGAGCGAAGAGGGTGATTTGGCGGGTTTCCTACTCACTGGAGCAACATCTGACGGCATTCAGCTGCTGAACCGTTACCTAGAAATTACTGGTGATGTGCAGAGCTGCAGTCTCATTGCTATTCGTGCATTACCAGTTAAATTCCGGCAGGAAAATCAAGTCCAGGTTTGGATCGACAGTTACAGAGAGTTGCTGGATGCCTGGAAGATGTGGAATCAACGTGCGCACTTTGATATCGCAATGAGATTGCCCTCCACCGACAAACCACCTCAGCAAGTCTTCATATCATGCAACTTTTGCGGCAAAAGCATATCAGCATTCATGCAAAATCTCAGTCGAACACGTGGACCCTTCAGTAGACTCGTGAATAATTCAaaccaattaaaaatatcatcatGTCCGAACTGCCGTAAGCCACTTCCGAGATGTGACATCTGTCTGATGCACATGGGCACCCCCAGTGGCATCCGGGCATTGGCTGGGATCTCATCAAGAAACGACGATGACAGCAAACTCACGGAATTTGGAAGCTGGTTCACCTGGTGCCAGACATGCAGACACGGCGGACACACTGACCATATTACTCACTGGTTCCGACAGCACACAGAATGTCCGGTCACCTCTTGTAGCTGTCGCTGCTTTTCTCTAGATGCatcttttaatgtttttgtcAACGCGACATAA
- the LOC130669179 gene encoding ras-related protein Ral-a isoform X1, whose protein sequence is MAKKPGAAQALHKVIMVGSGGVGKSALTLQFMYDEFVEDYEPTKADSYRKKVVLDGEEVQIDILDTAGQEDYAAIRDNYFRSGEGFLCVFSITEDDSFQATQEFREQILRVKNDENIPFLLVGNKSDLQEKRKVSLAEAQGRSQQWGVPYVETSAKTRENVDKVFFDLMREIRSRKIEDKSASNGRGKDRAKRKKKKCIIL, encoded by the exons atgGCGAAAAAACCGGGAGCAGCCCAAGCTTTGCACAAGGTGATAATGGTTGGGAGTGGAGGTGTTGGTAAATCGGCTCTGACACTACAATTTATGTATGATGAG ttcgTAGAAGACTACGAGCCAACGAAAGCTGATtcgtacagaaaaaaagttgtgCTAGACGGCGAAGAAGTACAAATAGATATTTTAGATACCGCTGGTCAAGAAGACTATGCAGCAATCAgggataattattttagaagtGGTGAGGGTTTCCTGTGTGTGTTTTCTATCACCGAGGATGACAGTTTTCAAGCTACTCAAGAGTTcag agagcAAATTCTGAGAGTTAAAAACGACGAGAACATTCCTTTTTTATTGGTCGGGAACAAAAGTGATCTTCaggaaaaaagaaaagttagTTTGGCTGAAGCTCAAGGAAGGTCTCAGCAATGGGGAGTACCTTACGTGGAAACGAGCGCTAAAACTAGAGAAAATGTTGACAAg GTATTTTTTGACTTGATGCGTGAAATAAGATCACGTAAAATAGAAGACAAATCTGCGAGTAATGGTCGCGGCAAGGATCGTGCCAAAAGGAAGAAAAAGAAGTGCATTATTCTATAG
- the LOC130669179 gene encoding ras-related protein Ral-a isoform X2, with translation MAKKPGAAQALHKVIMVGSGGVGKSALTLQFMYDEFVEDYEPTKADSYRKKVVLDGEEVQIDILDTAGQEDYAAIRDNYFRSGEGFLCVFSITEDDSFQATQEFREQILRVKNDENIPFLLVGNKSDLQEKRKVSLAEAQGRSQQWGVPYVETSAKTRENVDKVFFDLMRAIAARKAQENKIEGAERKNNKRCCVIL, from the exons atgGCGAAAAAACCGGGAGCAGCCCAAGCTTTGCACAAGGTGATAATGGTTGGGAGTGGAGGTGTTGGTAAATCGGCTCTGACACTACAATTTATGTATGATGAG ttcgTAGAAGACTACGAGCCAACGAAAGCTGATtcgtacagaaaaaaagttgtgCTAGACGGCGAAGAAGTACAAATAGATATTTTAGATACCGCTGGTCAAGAAGACTATGCAGCAATCAgggataattattttagaagtGGTGAGGGTTTCCTGTGTGTGTTTTCTATCACCGAGGATGACAGTTTTCAAGCTACTCAAGAGTTcag agagcAAATTCTGAGAGTTAAAAACGACGAGAACATTCCTTTTTTATTGGTCGGGAACAAAAGTGATCTTCaggaaaaaagaaaagttagTTTGGCTGAAGCTCAAGGAAGGTCTCAGCAATGGGGAGTACCTTACGTGGAAACGAGCGCTAAAACTAGAGAAAATGTTGACAAg GTGTTTTTTGACTTGATGCGCGCAATAGCAGCGCGCAAAGCCCAAGAGAATAAAATCGAGGGTGCCGAGCGTAAAAACAACAAACGATGTTGTGTTATTCTCTAA
- the LOC130669177 gene encoding GATOR complex protein WDR24: MPPKTVMITQESPANALALNKDNSQVVIAGRNVFKIFSVLDDKFEEIYNLRVGKNLNLNFSCNDVTWNLNDDHLIATAATNGAVVLWNLNRLTRSKQEHVFTDHKRTVNKVSFHTTEPMWLISGSQDGTMKCFDIRIKEATKTFYSNTESVRDVEFSPHQQHTFAAVSENGHVQQWDMRRPDRYFQHFTAHSGPIFACDWHPENQWLATASRDKTIKIWDLTLKPTCEYTIHTIASVGRIKWRPQRKYHIASCALVVDSSINVWDIRRPYIPFASFNEHKDVTTGIAWRGDPHSFISTSRDCTLYHHAFQEASRPATQANPQGLDINPHCEVGFASKVNTNTPPTLKHLTTLMRKTQTSSDNFCSALSTVQRFTLNTSKESNWFVYCAKRYILNGRLSDICDHNSKVALDGGRIDICYVWKIIKSFYADPLDNMPKNIPDKDEILNISQMTLKATGTEQNNAVIENEVKSLQGDGLGGVSGGDDETETDEMPENLNPLSNISTGYKKSLNGYKRKPKSDFIFGEFEFESLALEYNTGDYIDNTINDSDWSLPKEAFPLRHEIQDRSPPPEQFSNPSDINDDSGSVTVEDQPCHLIVNSVPKPKFFDPTPLVEEALMHHVSIRDVQTSVSILMALGSNRKGLNISTAIQESWFLEYIDLLGRFKLYDVATQIIQNAWIPSISQLNQQSTTIHASCTSCGKAFPPTTWFCDQCNKTKLSLCSICHQVVRGLYTWCQGCTHGGHIKHMKEWFQNNRQCPTGCGHMCEYI; encoded by the exons ATGCCACCAAAAACTGTGATGATAACTCAAGAGAGTCCAGCCAATGCACTAGCACTCAACAAAGATAATTCACAAGTTGTCATTGCTGGACGAAAtg tttttaaaatcttcTCGGTGTTGGATGACAAGTTcgaagaaatttataatttacgagttggtaaaaatctaaatttaaatttttcctgcAATGATGTCACTTGGAATTTAAATGATg ATCATTTGATAGCAACCGCGGCCACGAATGGAGCAGTCGTGCTGTGGAATTTGAATAGATTGACACGTTCTAAACAGGAACATGTGTTCACTGACCACAAAAGAACTGTAAACAAGGTAAGCTTCCACACGACAGAGCCGATGTGGTTGATATCCGGCTCCCAGGATGGTACGATGAAGTGTTTCGACATTCGTATAAAAGAAGCTACCAAGACATTTTACAGCAACACCGAGTCTGTGAGAGACGTTGAGTTTTCTCCGCACCAGCAGCACACATTTGCGGCCGTGTCTGAGAACGGACATGTCCAGCAGTGGGATATGCGACGTCCGGATCGTTATTTCCAACATTTTACAGCTCACAGTGGACCCATTTTCGCGTGTGATTGGCACCCGGAGAACCAGTGGCTGGCAACCGCTTCCCGGGACAAGACTATTAAAATTTGGGACTTGACGTTGAAGCCGACTTGTGAATACACCATTCATACGATTGCTTCTGTGGGTAGAATTAAATGGAGACCGCAGAGAAAATATCACATTGCGAGCTGTGCTTTGGTCGTCGACAGCAGCATAAATGTATGGGACATTCGCAGACCTTATATTCCATTTGCGAGTTTCAATGAACACAAAGACGTGACGACTGGTATCGCATGGCGAGGAGATCCTCATTCATTTATATCAACTAGTCGTGACTGTACGCTGTACCATCACGCTTTTCAGGAGGCAAGCCGTCCAGCAACTCAAGCAAATCCTCAGGGACTTGACATAAATCCGCACTGCGAAGTTGGGTTTGCCAGCAAAGTCAATACCAACACCCCACCAACACTAAAACATTTGACAACTTTGATGAGAAAAACTCAAACGAGTAGTGATAATTTTTGTTCGGCATTGAGTACTGTCCAAAGATTTACTCTCAATACTTCTAAAGAGTCTAATTGGTTTGTATACTGCgcaaaaagatatattttaaacGGAAGACTGAGTGATATTTGTGATCACAATTCAAAAGTTGCTTTAGATGGCGGTCGCATTGACATCTGCTAtgtttggaaaataattaaatcctTTTATGCTGACCCCCTGGACAATATGCCCAAGAATATTCCTGACAAAgacgaaattttgaatatatcCCAGATGACACTCAAGGCGACTGGAACGGAGCAGAATAACGCAGTCATAGAGAATGAAGTCAAGTCACTGCAGGGAGACGGGTTAGGTGGCGTCAGTGGTGGAGACGACGAGACTGAAACCGATGAAATGCCAGAAAATTTGAATCCTCTGTCAAATATTTCTACTGGATATAAAAAATCTCTTAATGGGTACAAACGTAAGCCTAAgagtgattttatttttggtgaATTTGAGTTTGAATCCCTTGCTTTGGAGTACAATACAGGTGACTATATTGACAATACGATAAATGACAGCGACTGGTCATTGCCCAAGGAAGCGTTTCCGCTGAGACACGAGATACAGGACAGGTCACCGCCGCCCGAACAATTTTCTAATCCCTCGGATATTAATGACGACTCGGGTTCGGTGACTGTTGAAGATCAACCCTGTCACCTAATTGTAAATTCTGTACCCAAGCCAAAGTTTTTCGACCCCACGCCCCTCGTCGAGGAAGCTCTTATGCACCACGTGTCGATACGCGATGTCCAGACCTCCGTGTCAATATTAATGGCCCTGGGGTCCAACAGAAAGGGTCTCAATATATCGACAGCCATCCAGGAGAGCTGGTTTCTAGAGTACATTGATCTTCTAGGCAGATTCAAACTTTACGACGTGGCTACTCAg ATTATTCAAAACGCTTGGATACCATCAATATCACAGTTAAATCAGCAGTCAACGACAATCCACGCGAGTTGTACCTCATGTGGGAAAGCTTTTCCACCGACCACGTGGTTCTGTGACCAGTGCAACAAAACTAAACTGTCTCTATGCTCGATTTGCCATCAG GTGGTCAGAGGACTGTACACCTGGTGCCAAGGATGTACGCACGGCGGGCACATAAAACACATGAAAGAATGGTTTCAAAATAATCGACAGTGTCCAACAGGATGTGGTCATATGTGTGAATATATTTGA
- the LOC130669178 gene encoding RIP-like protein — protein sequence MQSPRTNRLNNIEAANKLRHGSPKFQQVLRQRCRKQMQERRHKLFNSRRLGLEDDESVKDSLTEIVRREFSSMSSMLDDSSDSLAELMTWPDNQDELMSMEEEMLKEEEQWIMEEFHRMHQYEMDMMETYLEEMMKNEIICPICEKDIVTEHSGHFVCPTCQLCLPAKITMESFYSSIKSQVANHAVNCNFKASFMVFPENKELSLFLTCETCSYWGLVL from the exons atgcaGAGTCCTAGAACCAATAGACTAAATAACATTGAAGCTGCTAATAAACTCAGACATGGGTCGCCAAAGTTCCAGCAAGTATTGCGACAG AGATGCAGGAAACAAATGCAAGAAAGACgtcataaattattcaactCCAGAAGACTTGGTCTTGAAGATGATGAATCTGTCAAAGATTCTCTTACTGAAATAGTCAGGCGGGAATTTAGCAGCATGTCATCGATGCTTGATGACAGCTCTGATTCACTCGCTGAATTAATGACATGGCCAGATAATCAAGATGAACTGATGAGTATGGAAGAAGAAATGCTTAAAGAGGAAG AGCAATGGATTATGGAAGAGTTCCATCGTATGCATCAGTACGAAATGGATATGATGGAGACATACTTGGAAGAAATGATGAAGAATGAAATAATATGTCCGATTTGTGAAAAAGACATTGTCACTGAGCACTCTGGTCACTTTGTTTGTCCAACTTGCCAGCTCTGTTTGCCAGCAAAAATTACCATGGAAAGTTTTTACAGCAGCATTAAAAGTCAGGTGGCTAATCATGCCGTGAATTGTAATTTCAAAGCTAGTTTTATGGTTTTTCCGGAAAATAAGGAGCTCAGTCTGTTCTTGACCTGCGAAACTTGTTCATATTGGGGCCttgttttgtaa
- the LOC130668257 gene encoding ras-related protein M-Ras-like, producing MTRPPNNDNLMTFKLVVVGDGGVGKSALTIQFFQKLFVTDYDPTIEDSYIQHTEVDKQWCILDVLDTAGQEEFSAMREQYMRKGDGFLLVYSVTDKQSYENIVNFYTQILRVKDRDVYPMLLVANKVDLVHLRKVTEEQGRELAHRLGIPYIETSAKDPPLNVDAAFHEVVRIIRNQPPTDFDKKRRKRRRSSKCNVL from the exons ATGACGAGGCCTCCTAACAATGATAACCTTATGACCTTCAAGCTGGTGGTGGTTGGAGATGGAGGTGTCGGAAAAAGTGCTTTGACAATACAGTTTTTCCAAAAGCTCTTTGTCACCGACTATGACCCCACCATCGAGGACAGCTACATCCAGCACACTGAAGTGGACAAGCAGTGGTGCATTTTGgatg tgctGGACACTGCAGGCCAAGAAGAGTTCAGTGCAATGAGAGAACAATACATGAGAAAAGGAGATGGCTTTTTATTGGTTTACTCCGTAACTGATAAACAGTCgtacgaaaatattgttaatttttatactcaGATACTTCGGGTCAAAGACAGAGATGTCTATCCCATGCTGCTGGTGGCCAACAAAGTTGATCTTGTTCACTTGAGAAAAGTTACTGAGGAACAGGGCCGAGAGTTGGCGCATCGTTTGGGTATTCCGTACATTGAAACATCAGCAAAAGATCCTCCGCTAAATGTCGATGCGGCTTTTCATGAG GTCGTACGTATTATACGGAACCAGCCACCCACGGACTTTGATAAGAAACGGCGGAAACGACGACGTTCCAGCAAGTGCAATGTACTGTGA